AGGTATCGGGGCTGATTTTTAAAGTGACTTATGGGTAATTATCAAATCTTGGAGGCATCTGGGGTTGAATTGAAGGAGGTTTGGGCAGAACTGTGgggtttttcttttttttaaaaataagtataGGCTTTCTTATAAGTCATGGTGATTCTGAGTGTTTAAGTGGAAGCCAAAGTTAAATCATGAGGGATTTAAGTCGGGCTAACCAATTGATTATTGTGTGGTGTCACTTACACTAGTTTATAGCTCTTTGTATTAGGGTGAGGTTTGTGGTTGAATCAAATTCCATGTCAgtgtaattttgtcttttatcaaATCTTAAAGTCAAGAACCATCAGTAAGGGGCAACAGGAACATGAACTTCTTAAGTTTATTCTCTCTGTTTGACAGTTTTAGTTTCCTCTTCACTTCTTCTCTCAACTTATTTTATGAGGGCTCGGTCTCACCTGGAGAATTCACCTGCCATGCATTATACACTCTCTTTTAAAAagtctgaagtttatttattattagtgtcacaagtaggcttatattaacactgaaatgaaggtactgtgagaatttagcatggccaatgcacctaaccagcacatctttcggattgggggaggaaactggagcacccggaggaaacccacgcagactccgaacagacagtcacctatggatgaaattgaacccgggtccctggcactgtgaggcagcagtgctagccactgtgccaccgtgtttcaTCTTATTTTCCAAGATGTCATCCAACAAACCCTGGATCGcattccactgcctttccctcttaTTGAAACGTACCTGAAATATCTCTTCCTTAAAAATCGCCCATTGTTTCATTACAGATTTTCTTGTTGAACCTTGGTTCCAATTTACCTTGGCTAGATTCTCTGGCATCCCAATGAAGTTAGTCCAATTTCAATTTAGGAGCTCTGCTTTAGATTGCTCCTTGCTCTCCGCTATTACTAATCAGTCTTACCCAAATGTTCTTCTTTGGCATTGGGACCCTAACTTGGCGATTAAGTAAGAGTCACAAACAGTGTTCCCTTTACACTGCATGCCAGCGTAGTCACTCACCAGTCCACGACTGCCTGAGTGTTCAACTATTACAGCCACACACATCCCGATGGTTAAGAGAGGTTTAATAGTGCACGAGCAAACACCTGGTAGATTTCTTCCCTGACAAAGGAAATTAACGGAGGAGAGCCAGTCCTGACAGGATTAATCAGGTGAAATTGAAAGGCAGAATTCACTCGTCAGTTCCTGAAGCTAGAAGCTCTGTCAGCACTTGTCTTTTCTGCAGCCCACTTGCTGACCTTTTTAATTCTCAGCAGTTCCACACGTGATTATTATTATATAACTCACTGGTTATGTATATAGTGTGTACTGGATGAATGGGTATGGAAGGGGCATGAGTTGACATTGAGTTGGCACAGAGACCAAGAGGGACCATGGGGAATGACTGGGAGGGTATGAGTAAGCATGGAAGATGAGAAAGGccttgggagtggggggaggggattgaggCGGTAAGCGATGAAGGCTGGAGGGCCTAACTGCTATTATTACTACAACTGGAATGAAGTTCCAGAGAACCAAGAGGGACCTTCTAACCACGTGGCTTGGCAGTCATCCGCCTTCGTGGTTGCCCAGGGTCTGGCTGGGTTGGCAAGCTTGAGTCAATCACGCAACTGCCTCCCAGGAACAAAATAGTTTGTGACCGGGTGCTTTAAACCGAGGCGTATCTTCTGAGTCCAGTAAGTTTGCGACACGAGTTGCTCACTTCAAAGCCAAAATTTGGCCCCACATAGCAGCATTGAACACTGCAAGGTGAGTGATAGCTTAGATGATAAATAAGACTTTCCCTCAGTCCCAACCTAGCACCACAGGGGACCTCCTGCTGTACGAGTAGGATGTGCTTCAATCTCCCACACTAGCTATCCTGTATTTTCAACCATTTTACTGACAAACTAGAGGACAAATCTGATAATAGTTCTGTGCGCAATAACATTCATGCTTCTCTCGCTTTTCTCCATGTAAAACTCCTTTAGCCAACAAATAAAAACTTTTCTTTCACTATCCCAGACAGGATTTAAATTCAAGACTGGATTATGAAAATTGAATACGGAATGCACTACACcaaaatttttaattttaaagaaaACAAGACATTAATTTTGTTACTTGTCTTGGCCTAGCCTGACACTAACATCCCATTTCACTTTATTCAATGAGCACCCTCAAAAATCAGAACGGTTCTGTATTcacagttaaaaataaaataagatGCATTGTTAAAGGAATCTCTAAAGCACTCTATCTTAAGTCATGAAAAGAACCCATATCAGGAACCTGAGTCAGAGAAAATACCCTTCTTAAAGTCCCTAAATGCTGTACCGGAAAACCACAAGGTTCTAAATAAGTAACCCATAGTATAAACTTGAGAACACTCAGAACTTTGAAATATCAGTTCAAATCTTCTTTATGAAGTCAAAGTGCAATTAATCTGATATTCCCCAATCAAGATCGAATCACACTAAGGTCACTGAAAAACTAAACGCACCATCAGAATGTCGGCTTTTAAATCAGGCACCTTTCATAAGATTCTCTAGTGTAGAAgtaagccactcggcccttcaagcctgcaccaaccctccgacagagcgggcccaggcccacccccgcccaatccccatgcgtttaccctgctaatcctcctaccaacacatcttgggacactaactaATTGCGATTCTATTTGTGTTAAGCTGCGTGGTATGATCTATATTAAATAGTGGACTGTTAAGCAGTCACATCACCGGTGATTAACAAACGTCCACTCACTGTGGTGATGAACCTGTATAATGGTTGTTGCCGTTCAACATATTTTACAGTGATTGGGCTGAGGTCATACCGGAACCAGATGGCAGGTATAATGCGGCCTGTGTGACTGTATGCCACATATTCCTGAAATATACAAAAATCAAGCGTTAAATCGAATTCGGACAAACGTTATGTAAATTCAGCTAAAAAGTTTTTTCACACTTATTTATTTCAACAACTGATACACAGAAGGGGCAAGGGCAccaacttgaatttatattgcAGATTATTCACTTCTTGCAAAGATTTCAAAGGTGCATCATATACAATAAGTTAGTTTGAAACTTGAATTGACAACATGCAGGATAAAGCAGCAGCCATTTTTTGAACAACAAAATGCACAACCAACAAGGGTGCTGAATAGGCAAGAAATCTGGTTTTGAGAGGGGAACATTTGCCAAGAGGTTCTCTCACAATACCAAGAAATCTTTAATGCCAAGGTGAACTTGGTATTACATTCAAAGCATGGCACCTCTGCCAATGCCTCACTCCCTCAGTTTTTTTATACTGGATACAAGGCGAGTTAATTATCGCCAAGTCCCAGAGCGGTTAAATAAATGTTATTTTTGCAGtcaaaaaaaaaaacaggctgCTTACGTGGAACGTTAATTTTAATGAGAAATAATGTATAACACAGGGGGACAGAACAACTTAtggaggcggtggcatagtggtttgtCACTGGATTTTTAATTCAGGGACCCGagattgaatcccaccatggcagatggtaaaacttgaatccaattaaaataaaaacatggaactaaaagtctaatcACGACCATGAACCATTGCCGGCTATCGTTAAAAAAACAACTGGCTCACTAATGACCTGTAGGGAAATAAATCCTCCTCCACCACCTACGTGTGACacctgatccacagcaatgcagttgacctcTGAAGTgcagttcatgggcaattagggaagctcagttcaagggcaattaaggatgggtaacaaatgctgacccatgaatgaatgacaGCTCTCAGATGAATGTTAATTAAAGATGGATGGAAGCACAATTTTGCATTCTTAAAGTCCCATTACAAAGAAGTCACCTTACCTTTTGTGCTACTGTGTACTGATAGGAAAAGCGCTGTTTTGCCTTTAAATCTTCATACACCGTGGGGACTATCTTCAGTACATAGTCATGTGAAGCAAGAGCTGTGTAAAAGCAGAGAGTCAAATGGATACACTGCAATACATCGTGACAACTTTTCAATTGGATTTCTAGAAGTATTATGGATGTCATTCCCATGTAACAATTTTAACACATTACTCATGGTACAAAAATAAACAGCGACAATTACCTCAACCTTTATTTGATTCAAAATGAATCAACTACCTTACAATATATGATTTATAAAGCTAATTAAGAGTTTCAGTTTTGCCTTGTCCAACAGACAAAGAATAGCAATCTCCAAGTAAATTACCATCATTATCAAAATGACAGCTCCAACAAAGACTGGTGCACTGTGAAAAGGATTATAAGTAATATTTTGTCAAAGTGCATAGCCAAAGGCACATGGAGCAGTATATTTTCTTAGTTTAACTCCCTGCAGCCGCCACACCTAAAGGATCAGCAGCATTTCCACCTGAATGGGATGAGTGACTCCCTGATCATCAGCCATGTCATGATTAGTGTAACTAACCAGAGGACTTATCTTCAGTATGTTTTAAAATAACAATGTGCAGAAGACTGAATCACCACTGAAGCAATTAGGGCACAGCTCCAATGAGGTaattaaatgaaaataaaatattaAGCAGCAATATCTAGCAGCAAGGTAGCACGGGATTATTCGACAGCAGTGCAAGCACTATTACAATAACTGCAGACAATGCTGCCAGCCACGTGTGGTGGGATTGATCCTCAAGCCCCTTATATACCCTCCAACATGTTAATCAGGGAGCGGGAACCATTACGCTGGAACTGAAATACCAACACAAATGGTTCAATTTCTAGTTCTATTTTGGCTGGATTGCTTGAAAATGAGCTATTAGATCAGATAACTTTTGATTTACACAAACATACTGCCCGGTTAAATTGGTGCCAGTCATGGGTGAGAGGTGCCAGCTTGAGGAAGCTGAACAACCCGTTCAGGGCACGAAACCTGATACTCCGCTTCTTCCTGTCAAAAGCGTCCCTGCTGTTGGCTGACACAGAAAAATCTGTGACTTGTGCAGATggaaaaggaagagaaagaaagGTTCAGGCCATGTCCCCCTCTACCCCACCTCAAGAATGCTAATCCCACCTTTTTCCTTCTGGCCCAGCTCCCAAAACCCACCCCCTTGCCCTACTCCCTAAGTTGCAAATTCCTTCTCATAAGATCACGCGAACAAGGAGCAagcataggccattcagcccctctagcctgctccgccatttaataggatcatggctgatctgatcttcacctcaaatctgcatccctccAGTCCCCCggtaacctatcacccccttgcttaccaagaatctatctactcctGCCTTTGAAACATGCAAAGAtgttgcctccaccacctttttcAGGAAGGGAGCCCCAAAGGTtcatgaccttctgagagaatTTCTTTCTGCCTTTTTTCCCATTTCAAATGCaagacatctcacaacaccaggttaaagtccaacaggtttatttgaaatcacaaggtttcgcagcactgctccttcatcaggtgaggactccgaaacctcgtgattccatataaacctgttggactttaacctggtgttgtgagacttcttagtgtgcccaccccagtccaacgtcggtatCTCCGCATCATGGTTTCCATTTCAAATGGGcagacccttatttttaaacagttaacTAAAAACCCAGAACTTATTTCACTCTGACGTTACTTTTCCTCGTAGAACTGTTTGCAGTTCCAGCAGCACCTGCCACTAAGTTCTAGCACTGCTGGTcgatcagattggctggcagctctgagaCATGCCTGCCTCCCACCGAGATGTGGGAGTCAGATTCTCACCTGGTAAAGGCCACCGGCAGCGTATTATTGCTTGCTGAGCATCGGTCAAGCGCAGCATAGACTTTTCCTTCCAGGAATGAGGGGGAGGTGGACGGGTGAGCAATACTTCTCCCCACAAAACCATCCCCATATCACTGCAGCGTCAgtgcaggcctctggattaccagtccactaACATTACCACAATGTTACCATCCCCTAACATAGTCAGTCGATGCTCATTTAACCATCGCACTCTCAAAATTCATGTTTGCACTCAGGTGAGATTTACACAGAAGTATTGTGAAATATATTGTTTGCATCTTAAAATACTGGTGTATTCTTCAAGTCTTTTGTTCTTATAAGTTTAACCAATCAGCCCCTCCTAATTTTTACCCGGCTAGCTAAAATATTAATTATAACTCTCCTCCGATCAGAGCATATTTCCAATTAAGGTACTACAACAGTTCTAATGAACATTTTATTTGTGATGTTGGGGAGATTTAAAGGAAGCTTGCTCAAACTTAAGCTTTAGAAATCACTTTTTCATCTTGTTAAATACTGAATCTGTAACTATTTCAAATACAAATTACAATACATCTAACTAGGCACTGAAAATACTGCACAGTGTGTTATCACTGGTTTGACATGTTTTTATATCTAATGGAATGAAAAACCTTCTAGAACCTGTGGAGTTTGCTTCAATATTCTCTCCCGCTCTGGGCGGTTGGACCCCTTCAGTTACCTTTCCTGAATAAACTTTGATACTCCACAGAAACGGCAAGTCCATTTTGGAGACATGCGCATGTTGATCCAAGGTTAAATAATAGTTGGACAGAACTTTTTGAAACCCGATTTGTAGCCTGTTCAAATGAATCACAGAAAAGATCCACTAATCACAGCAGCAAGGAACTGGAACTGAATTTTCTGCACGATTCACAAATGGATGGGCTGAATCTCATTAGGGGGTTTCGGCTACCAGCTGGAGAACCAGCGAGAGACCTGCGCTGCCTCTTTTCAGTAAAGCACAGCAAATAAGACCCCAGGGGGTGGAAGTCTCACCTACTGATCAGAGGCCGGTACCACTTTGTGCCCAGAGAGGCAGTGGCTGCTGCAGGAAAAAACATCTGGCAGAGTCCCAGGATCGTGGAGCAACCCAGGCCTCAGGTAAGCAAATCGGCGGGGGGTTGAGGGTAATATTGACAGCAACAGAAGAGAAATGGTTCTCAGTGGGTTAATACCAGCAGTGGCAGGAGGAGACCCtgaagtggtcattaattggccacttaaggtccTCAATAGGCCATGGGGTGGGAAAGGTTGATCTCGAGTCTTCCGCCAGGAGACAGAGAATCTCACCTAATTACCTGCCCTTCCTTACTTGCCACAAGAGAGAACAGAAGATTCAATAGGTGCTACAAATTACCTTGTAGTAATTTGTAGATCACAGCCCAATTATTTCCTTTAAAAATAACATACTTGTCACAGTTTTTAACGCAATAATGAGTGTAAAGTAGAAGTAATAGCCAAGCATTTAAACCAACTCTGGAAAAGTTAATTCATGTGAATACTTACGATTTGAACCAAGTTTATCTGTTCTGGCTAGCGCATTAAAAGCAGCTTGAACATTTTTAACCTAAAGAGATAAAACAAGAGTAACTTTTATACAAGGACGTATTGACTTTGGGAATAATTTCCTAAtgtaacattccatttaccttaaatcagctgATAATGCTCAGGATATTTTTTCTCCTTTATTAAGCCCTTTTAACATATGCAGCAAATATTCCCATTTCAGATGCCCCCTTACTAATCATATAAGGATCAATGGCATATCTTTTTCAGCTTCTCTCCTGGCTAGTTTaacaccagacttttgaatgggcctaccttatattaagctgatctttctcaaccccctagctaagactgtaacactacatcctgcactctctcctttccttctctatgaatggtatgctttgtctgtatagcgctcaagaaacaatacttttcactgtacactaatgcacgtgacaataataaatcaaattcaactGAAACCTTCAAATTATGTTCCTCATGTTTTCTTCATGCAAGACCTTGCACTTAGCtgtattgaatttcatctgcgaTAATTCTACCCGCTTCCAAATACCACCCTGGGCCTTTGTAACACTGGCTGTTTTCATTTTAGGTATATTGGTGCTTAGCTTGTTCTTTTCTCCACTCTATCCCTTCTATACAAACTGTTGCCAGCTATACTATTAAAGTTTTCAAAACAAAAAGTTACATTTAAAAGAATTATGCAACCTTTCCATCTATTTCCTGTCTCCATTATCCTCTTGCTCCACAAGTAATCTGGGAGTCAGTTGCAGGGTTGGCTGCATGGGATTTCAGCTGCTTTTTTTTTGAGGAGAGCCTGAATAATAAAGTTCTAACTGCTCACGTCACTGGAGCCACCTGGTCAGTACATGATGTAATTTTAAGGCAAGAATCCAGCAGCTCAAACTGGCTGAAGTACTCATCAAATCAGAGATCTGATGGATATGTGCATTTTTAGTTCACATTTCTCTATCCGTTCCTCACTAATATGCGGTGTTCTTTTACTGCATGTGGTCAACTTACTAGCTTAAGTCAACCTCCACCATTGCAATAATTCTAGGATAATACTAATAAAAGAAACCAATATCCATAAGTCATTTCTGAACCAATGGAGATAAAAAGGCATTTCATTCAATGCAAAGGAGAAACATTTAATGAAGAAAATGATATTTGCAGTTAATTTTACCAGGCAGCCAGTTCCTTTCCCCCAGATACCAACATCATTCTATTTCATTACCATTGGATTTAAATTAAGGAACAGACTATAAATTACATGGCACTTTATCCTGCCTCTCATAAAAATCCAAAATCATTTCAATTAAAATTTCTTTTTGATTCACTGAAATGTGAACAGGTAAATCTCAAACAGTCATTGGATTAATGGTCAGATAGTCAGATGTATATTGATTATGAGACCAGGACAACTACCTGCCCATTCTCAAGGAATGAAGTCCAATTAAGTCACCTGAACATAATGCACTTCAATTCCACAACTCACTCAAAAAGGGATAAGAGCAGTACTTCTCGAGTGTGGCACTCCTTCAGGTCCTGCACTGAAGCGTTTGTCAAGTTTGCTAATTTTCCACAGAAAAGTTTTGGATAAAGTGTTGCTTTACTGGGTTATTAACCATGATAGGTATATGTGTTAAAAGTGCAAGGATGATGGGTGGTTATGATATTAATGAGCTAGCTGAATATTTCCTCAATTGTCTGTAAATTATTTGTTTCCTTGGCTCAATAATCTACTAACATATCATGCACACTGATTTGTTGGTCTTGGATCCATTTTTCTGGCTGTGATCAGTGAAGAGATTTAACATACAGACAAGGATACCTTTCAAATCAGGACGCTGCTCAGGCAGTGTCATTTTTGAATTAAAAGCCTAAAGGTTGTGAAGCAGGGAACCCTAAAAAAAAGTCAAAAGAAGGATATACCATAGGGAGTTCAATATGGTTTTTTTTAAGTCAATGATGTGGAGAAGTCTAGCATGTCCAATTTTGTAAGTTAGGCAAAAGCAAGTTGTACATCTTGAACTACATGACTGTGATCATAACCACTGCCGTGACAAACAACACAATGATTCAAATTCCTCACTCAGCAGCATCAAAGCACGGCAGCTGAAAACTTATGAAATAAGTCTACCCAACGTAATGAGTTTTCGAATTGAAAAAAACCCAGAACTGCAAACCAAGGGTTTCTACACCTTATTCATACTGGCAATTAAATCTGATGAAAGAGTAACACTCACTTGCCACTTTGAGCAGGGTTTTGAAATCAGTTTTGAGAACAGcaatgattttaatggggaagaaTGCACTTACCTCTATTATTTCACCAAATGTCAGTTTGTTAACTACATGAGTCATGTCTGGATTATCTGGTTGAGCAGTGGCACTGTGGGTGGATACGTGGAAATTGCCTGGAACCTAACAAAGACATATTTATTCACTTACACCAATACAACTTAACCCCAGAATTCCACCTAATGTACTAAAA
The Mustelus asterias chromosome 16, sMusAst1.hap1.1, whole genome shotgun sequence DNA segment above includes these coding regions:
- the ergic1 gene encoding endoplasmic reticulum-Golgi intermediate compartment protein 1 isoform X2; the protein is MLFLFLSELTGFIATEIVNELYVDDPDKDSGGKIEVNLNISLPNLSCDVVGLDIQDEMGRHEVGHIDNSMKLPLNNGQGCRFEGQFSINKVPGNFHVSTHSATAQPDNPDMTHVVNKLTFGEIIEVKNVQAAFNALARTDKLGSNPLASHDYVLKIVPTVYEDLKAKQRFSYQYTVAQKEYVAYSHTGRIIPAIWFRYDLSPITVKYVERQQPLYRFITTICAIIGGTFTVAGIIDSCIFTASEAWKKIQLGKMH